A single genomic interval of Camelina sativa cultivar DH55 chromosome 11, Cs, whole genome shotgun sequence harbors:
- the LOC104721449 gene encoding cysteine-rich and transmembrane domain-containing protein A-like, whose product MSDPKYAYPYPAPGNYPQGPPPQYYPQGPPPPVGVPPQYYPPPPPPPPPKRKPGFLEGLLAALCCCCLVDECCCDPTIICID is encoded by the exons ATGAGCGATCCAAAGTATGCATATCCTTACCCGGCACCGGGAAATTATCCCCAAGGTCCACCGCCGCAGTATTATCCGCAAGGTCCACCTCCGCCGGTGGGAGTACCACCGCAGTATtatcctccaccaccaccacctccgccaCCAAAGCGGAAACCTGGTTTTCTTGAAGGACT ATTAGCGGCTCTGTGTTGTTGCTGCTTGGTGGATGAATGTTGCTGTGACCCGACCATTATATGTATTGATTAA
- the LOC109127713 gene encoding uncharacterized protein LOC109127713, with the protein MQSPPIFTQNLFCFFSEFNTDLHLSMASSAAMFMLPYPLIQQLTRNNTPQQQGEPSSPQIVKCLLPAINSSGSSGRSKFSLWLFGNPATYDKRFQEAIELSCL; encoded by the coding sequence ATGCAATCTCCTCCAATTTTCACTCAAAACCTCTTCTGTTTTTTCTCCGAGTTTAACACAGATTTACATCTATCAATGGCATCATCAGCTGCGATGTTCATGCTCCCCTATCCTCTAATTCAGCAGCTAACAAGAAACAATACTCCGCAGCAGCAAGGGGAACCATCATCGCCGCAGATTGTTAAATGTCTTCTTCCGGCCATAAACTCATCGGGAAGTTCTGGTCGCTCGAAGTTTAGTCTTTGGCTATTCGGCAATCCCGCGACGTATGACAAGAGGTTCCAAGAAGCTATTGAACTTAGTTGCCTGTGA